In Blastopirellula sediminis, the following proteins share a genomic window:
- a CDS encoding CBS domain-containing protein, which yields MSGAVRDVMTVKVHTATVGTHVKIVAGLMARHNLRRIIVVDDKKRVIGVVSQRDVVRSMMKPEEADELPREIQQLITRERPVTVSPEVPLAKAALVLATNKIGCLPVVGLRQELRGVLSTSDLIQHLADVQEGEVENSFRMYSPMTEAKVKIPAYIRKVNGDLVIPMNNIKNRKARLDRVVLGYDPPSSRILVKFVRGTVEDAIATKIADNNLVIPAHGFVRHFDLIGKSSAFDVVDHNDSKFLVLTPRQSGDNAPPAAGST from the coding sequence TTGAGCGGCGCTGTCCGCGATGTGATGACGGTGAAGGTGCATACCGCTACGGTCGGCACCCACGTGAAAATCGTCGCTGGGCTGATGGCTCGCCACAACCTTCGTCGCATTATCGTCGTTGACGATAAGAAGCGGGTGATCGGAGTCGTGTCGCAACGCGACGTGGTCCGCTCGATGATGAAGCCGGAAGAAGCGGACGAATTGCCGCGTGAAATTCAACAACTCATCACGCGCGAACGGCCGGTTACCGTTTCGCCCGAAGTGCCGTTGGCCAAAGCGGCGCTGGTGCTCGCGACGAACAAGATCGGCTGCTTGCCGGTCGTCGGTCTGCGACAAGAGCTGCGCGGCGTGCTGAGCACTTCCGATTTGATTCAGCACCTGGCTGACGTGCAGGAAGGGGAAGTCGAAAACTCGTTCCGCATGTATTCGCCGATGACCGAAGCGAAGGTCAAGATCCCGGCTTACATTCGCAAAGTGAACGGCGACCTGGTGATTCCGATGAACAACATCAAGAATCGTAAGGCGCGACTCGACCGCGTGGTGCTGGGATACGATCCTCCCAGCAGTCGCATTCTAGTCAAGTTCGTCCGCGGCACCGTCGAAGACGCCATCGCGACCAAGATCGCCGACAACAACCTGGTCATTCCGGCCCACGGCTTTGTGCGGCACTTTGACCTCATCGGCAAGTCGTCGGCGTTTGACGTCGTCGATCACAACGACAGCAAGTTTCTGGTGCTGACGCCGCGGCAGTCAGGCGATAACGCTCCGCCCGCCGCCGGTTCGACGTAA
- a CDS encoding leucine-rich repeat domain-containing protein has protein sequence MTSSLRMFLGSVLLISMLGCMPQESAEMPQKETYPSDPPTVARLGKLGAKIARSSAGEPIGMDLSRVIATDVDFRGLGDAVSLRKLTMQDVGMTDASATELAKLKKLQTLDLRGVSITGEALQSIGQLTELERLLFRGQPIRDADLQQLVPLTKLKVLGLDETEASAAGLEQLAGASQLKEVFLFRTPTGDDDLAALTKFPALAKLRLRGSEVAGQGMAHLAKIPTLVDLDVSETAVDDAGAAEIAKLSNLKDLNLWKTKITDAAIPELAKLESIERLNLDANELTDEHLALLAELPNLKWLHLGSTGATDAGILPLAKSKSLETLIVTRTKVTDEGAAAFSAAAPNIAIQHIYMVEE, from the coding sequence GGCTGCATGCCGCAGGAGTCGGCGGAAATGCCGCAGAAAGAGACGTATCCTTCCGACCCTCCGACCGTCGCACGCTTGGGAAAACTGGGGGCGAAAATCGCGCGTTCGTCGGCCGGAGAACCGATTGGCATGGACTTGAGCCGCGTGATTGCGACCGACGTCGATTTCCGCGGTCTGGGAGACGCGGTCTCGCTCCGTAAATTAACGATGCAAGACGTCGGCATGACTGACGCATCAGCTACGGAACTTGCGAAGCTCAAAAAGCTGCAAACGTTGGATCTGCGCGGGGTATCGATCACCGGCGAAGCGCTCCAATCAATCGGGCAACTGACTGAACTGGAACGTCTCCTCTTTCGCGGACAGCCCATTCGTGACGCCGATCTCCAGCAGCTTGTGCCGCTAACCAAACTGAAGGTCTTGGGGCTGGATGAGACGGAAGCGTCAGCGGCTGGGCTCGAGCAACTGGCCGGCGCGTCGCAGTTGAAAGAGGTCTTTCTGTTCCGCACGCCGACCGGAGACGACGATCTCGCGGCTTTGACGAAGTTTCCCGCTTTGGCGAAGCTCCGTTTGCGCGGCAGCGAAGTGGCCGGCCAAGGGATGGCTCACTTGGCGAAGATCCCGACGTTGGTCGATCTCGACGTTAGCGAAACGGCGGTCGATGATGCTGGCGCTGCGGAAATCGCCAAGCTGTCGAACCTGAAAGATCTCAACCTCTGGAAGACCAAGATCACCGACGCGGCAATTCCAGAACTCGCCAAGTTGGAATCGATCGAGCGTTTGAATCTGGATGCCAACGAACTGACCGACGAGCATCTCGCCTTGCTGGCCGAACTGCCGAATTTAAAGTGGCTCCATCTCGGATCGACCGGTGCGACAGACGCCGGAATCTTGCCGTTGGCCAAGTCGAAGTCGCTAGAGACCCTGATCGTGACCCGGACGAAGGTGACCGACGAGGGAGCGGCCGCGTTCAGTGCGGCGGCGCCAAATATTGCGATTCAGCATATCTACATGGTTGAAGAATAG